The sequence below is a genomic window from Acidobacteriota bacterium.
AAAGCAATCTTCCCAACTCACCAGCACGATCAAGCAGTAATGGGTCAGCGAGTCTGTGTCTACCATCTTCCTGCGCTGTTAGCACATCAATGCCACGTAACCTTAATCCTTCTGTTACTGTTCGACGAACGTGAACATCCATATAGAGTTTTATTGGTAAGCTCGACATAGCTAGACAATAAAACAGCCGTAAGAGTAATAGTGCCTGTGGGAAAAGTGAACTGTGCCTACAAACCTCTCATCTGAAATAAGTTATCAAGAAAAACCTCTATGAAGTTATCCTTACTCTGTTTCAAGGAACTTCTTTTCGATTCCTTTTTATCTCTAACAGCCGTTGCCGTAGCGGTGATACAGCTTCTTTTGCTGCCATTCCGTTAACTGCAAACCAGCGGCGTTGAATTTCTACGTCCATTTCCAACTGGTGGTCGTAGTAATAAGCCAACGCCGCGTGAATCTGAGCCAACGACAAATGAGGATACTGAAAATGCATCTCTTCTGGGCTCGACCCATGCGCCAGCTTGTCGAGGGCCACTTCAATGACTTTTGTGTTTGCATCAGCAATCCAAGCCACGCCATTTTCATCAATTTCAATGTGAGAAACTGTTGCAGCTACCATTGTTACACCTCCTATCTTATCGTCCGATACCAGCCGCCTTGGCCGCAGCTTTTGCTCCGGCAGGTTGCCGTTTGTGAGCATCGAACCAGTCAAAAATATCTTTGAAGGCGGGAACCGCAATGCTGGTGTGATTGCCGCCCGGAACTTCGATGTATTTAATTTCGATGCCCAGTTCCTTTCCGGCTTTGACCATCTTGCGGGATTCTTCGACGGAAACCGTGGGGTCTTTGTCGCCGTGAATGACGATCCAGGGAACGTGCGCGATTTTCTTCAAGTTCATCATCACCAACGGTTGCCCTCCGCCTGAAATCGGCGCAATGGCGGCAAACAAGTCGGGATTGTTGACCGCCACTGACCACGAACCGTATCCGCCCATCGAATGCCCCATCAAATATACGCGGTCATCGTCAATCGAATAATCGCGCTTCATGGCGTTGAGGACGTCAATCACATCAGTTTCCGCCGATCCCATGTACATTGAAGCAGGCCCGCGACCTTTCGGGCAGACGACCAGATACCCGCGCGCTTCGGCGATGCGTTTGATTTCGCCGTTGTTGTAGCTGGCAAAGAAACTGTTTTCATCGCCGCCCATTCCGTGCAAAGCCACGACCAGCGGCCATTTCTTTTTCGCGTCGTAATTTGTCGGGACGTAAAACCGGTAAGGTTGAAAGGAATTGTCCACGGCAGATTGATACGCCCAGTGAATGTCGCCGCGTTTGGCGCGAAGCGGATTTTCGCCCTTGGTGATTTGATCAAGCAGTTCGTTGGCTTCGGCAATCTCCGTTTTCAAATCCGTGCGAACGACGGACATCTGCCCGGAATTGACCAGATCAATCAGCGCCGCTTTGTATTCCGCCACTGCCAAGGTCGTCATTGGCTCCTTGTTGAGCAAGGAATAGCGACTTTCCAAATCTTTTCGAAACATTGCCGCGCGAGTTTTCAGCAAGCCTGCTTGCACATTGACGTCTCGCGCAATGCGAATGGAATTCGATTTGTAAAACAGTTCTTCGTTTCTCGGCGATAATTTGACTACAATTTCGTAATTGCCGTCGGGCAAATCCGGAATCGTGGCTTCAAGCGTCAACGGCTTCCTGAAATCAGCTTCGACATCGGCAAGTTGTTTTAATTCCTTCAGCGTTTGCTGTTTTCCATCCTTGGTCACGGCAATGGACAGCGCGCCTTTCAACTTCCCATCAACGGAGTCATCCAGCGAAAAAATCTGAGCCAGCGTTACTTTCACCGTGTCGCCGGGATCGAAGATGCACCGTTCCAGTTTGGCCACGGTGCCTTCAGTCAACACCGCGATCGGGGTCCAGGGTCGCTTTTGCATCAACGCCATACCATGCGTCATATGTTTGATGGCTTCGCCATATTTTTTGTCGGTGTTGGCTGCGCGGGCTTTGACTTCCAGTTCTTCGACGGCTTTGCGCGTCTCATCGCTCATCGGCGTCTGATTTTTCATCGTGCGGTAACCGACGGACATGCGCAAAACCTGCGCTGCATCCTGGGCAAATCCAGAGAGCGAAATCAGAACTACAAATACGAATGTGAAAATGAAGAGACGGATCGAAACGGGTTTCATGGATGTAGCTCCTCTGCGTTGGTGGTTTGGGTGCGGGGTATCGTACTCTCGAAACTCAGGTGATATCAACGGCCAGTCGAACCAAAGCCACTTTCGGCGCGCTGCGTGTCGCCGAGTTCTTCAGTCCATACATACTCACACATCGCGGCTTGTTCGATGATGAGTTGCGCAATGCGCTCTCCGGCATCGAAGCGGACTGGTTGCCGCCCCAGATTGATCAATGGCACTTTCAATTCGCCGCGATAATCGGCGTCAATGACTCCGGCCAATACGTCTATTCCATGTTTGACCGCCAGCCCCGAACGCGGTGCAACGCGAC
It includes:
- a CDS encoding DUF433 domain-containing protein gives rise to the protein MVAATVSHIEIDENGVAWIADANTKVIEVALDKLAHGSSPEEMHFQYPHLSLAQIHAALAYYYDHQLEMDVEIQRRWFAVNGMAAKEAVSPLRQRLLEIKRNRKEVP
- a CDS encoding prolyl oligopeptidase family serine peptidase, producing MKPVSIRLFIFTFVFVVLISLSGFAQDAAQVLRMSVGYRTMKNQTPMSDETRKAVEELEVKARAANTDKKYGEAIKHMTHGMALMQKRPWTPIAVLTEGTVAKLERCIFDPGDTVKVTLAQIFSLDDSVDGKLKGALSIAVTKDGKQQTLKELKQLADVEADFRKPLTLEATIPDLPDGNYEIVVKLSPRNEELFYKSNSIRIARDVNVQAGLLKTRAAMFRKDLESRYSLLNKEPMTTLAVAEYKAALIDLVNSGQMSVVRTDLKTEIAEANELLDQITKGENPLRAKRGDIHWAYQSAVDNSFQPYRFYVPTNYDAKKKWPLVVALHGMGGDENSFFASYNNGEIKRIAEARGYLVVCPKGRGPASMYMGSAETDVIDVLNAMKRDYSIDDDRVYLMGHSMGGYGSWSVAVNNPDLFAAIAPISGGGQPLVMMNLKKIAHVPWIVIHGDKDPTVSVEESRKMVKAGKELGIEIKYIEVPGGNHTSIAVPAFKDIFDWFDAHKRQPAGAKAAAKAAGIGR
- the dut gene encoding dUTP diphosphatase gives rise to the protein MTTNLPPIKIKKLHEAARLPHRGSNLAAGADLCCVDAFTLEPGERKLVATGLAAEIPPGFYGRVAPRSGLAVKHGIDVLAGVIDADYRGELKVPLINLGRQPVRFDAGERIAQLIIEQAAMCEYVWTEELGDTQRAESGFGSTGR